Below is a genomic region from Streptomyces ferrugineus.
ACCCGGCCGGGCCGCCGACCTCGACGGCCACGCCGGGCGGCGCGTTGGCGCCGGCCACGTCACGCAGCTCGTCGACCTTGTCGGTGATGTCGTCCTCGCTGTCCAGCGGGACGATCGTCATCAGGGCCTCGCCGTCCTCGGACGGGATCGGCTGCGAGAGCGCCCGGCCCGCGGGGACGTACCGTGCGAAGGCGTCACGGTCGGCGGTGGCCTTCGCCCGGGCCTCGGTGCTGTCGCCGGTGTAGACGACGACGGCCGGCATCACCGTGTCGGTACGGAACTTCTCCAGCTCCGTGTTGACCCGCGCGGACTCCGCGCCGCGCGGCAGGAAGGCGTTGGGGCCGGTCTCCTCGACGTCGCCGAGTCTGCCGGCCAGCGGGCCGAGGGCGACGGCCAGGATCAGCCAGACGGCCAGGACCAGCCACTTGCCGCGGCGTCCACCGGGCGCGCGGGCGACGCGCTGGAGCAGCGCACGCATGAGTAGTCTCCTTACGTAGGGAGCGCGCCGCCGGTCCGTCTCGACGGCCGGCGTCAGGGCGCACGGGGCCCGCACCACGGCGCTTGCAGGTGTGACGACCTGCCGTGATGTACGGGTGGGTGTGTCCGGGTCGGTGTTCTTCCTCGGTACGGCCGGGAGTTGCCGCTCCCGGCCGTACACGTGCCGTCGGCCGCTATTCGATCTCGCGCATCATCTTCTCCATCGAGGACACCGACAGCCGGGTCTGCGTCAGCTCGTCCAGCGTCTGGCGCTGTTCGTCGGCCATGCGGCGCTGCAACTCCACGGTGTCCTCCAGGAGTTGGGCGTACTTCGCCGCGAGGTCCTGGTACTGCTGCTCGCGCGCGGCCAGCATCCGGGCCCGCCAGGTGGCGGCGACCTGCCAGACGATCACGATCAGCAGGGTGAAGAGCCCGGCCGCACCCACCGCCCCGACCACCGCACCCACGGTGTCGGCGCTGTCGGCGAGGGTCACCTGTTCCGCATTCACTTCGCTTCCTCTTTCTCGGCCTCGGTGAGCGTCGCGGCCGCCCGGGCGATGACGTCGGGCGTCAACTCGTAGACGAACGGCGTGACGTCGAAGTACTTCATCGCCTTGCCGTCCTCCGCGAGTTCGAGCGTGCCGACGACCAGTCCCGCCGCCTCCAGCCGCTGGAGATGCATGTGCAGCAGGGGCCGGCTCATGCCGATCTCACGCGCCAGTGCGCTGACGTAGTTCCGGCGCTCCAGCAGCGCGCCGACGATCCGCATGCGGTGCGGGTTGCCGAGGGCGGTGAGCACCTTCAGCAACTCGTCGCCCGTCGGTGCCGGAGGCGGGACCTCGGGCATCGCGGCCCCTTTCCGTCGTACCTGTCAGAAAAGGCTGACAGTAGCCGGGAGCACCTGTCAAAGATTCCTGACACATATCGGGGATGGGTCGGGGTCAGATGGGGGAGGCATGGGGGTTGTCTCAGGGTCGGCTCGGGGTCGGCCCACGCTCACCGCAGCAAACAAGCCGTTCGACTGGCGAGTTAACCCGGTGTTTCAGGAGTGGTGGTCGATCGCCGTCGGCGAGCCGCTAGGATCACGGCATGGTTACGGCTCGGTCGCCCCGGCGCATGGACCGGATCCGCTCTGATGCGGGTCCGTTGCTGCGCCTGCTGGCCTTCGCCGTGCTCCTGTTCGGCGTCCTGGTGACGCATGGCGTGCACGTGGAGAGCGTGCAGGGGCACCTGTCCACCAGTGCGATGGCCGCTGCCGGTCCAGCGGCCGACGGGGCTCGCCATGGAGTCGTCGACCCCGTGCCGCAGTTCGCCGCGGAAGGCGACGTTCACCATGGCGGCGGCCATGAGTCGACGCAACCCGGTGAGCAGTGTGCGTCCGGGCAGCCCCAGCAGGGTTCCGCTCTGGCGCTGCCCTGCCTTGCAGCGTCGGTTCGCGCATCAGCCGGTGCCGATGACGCCTCGACCGTGCGCCTGTCCGCCGCCGATCGAGCCGTCGACGGGGCGTCACCAGCGGCGCTGAGAGCGGCCTCCGTGGTGCAGCAGGTCTAGAAGGACGGCGTCCTCCAACCGGCCGCCGGTTGTCACCGGTTCGGCTGGCATTGCGCGACGAGCGTCGTATCCCGTGCCCATGATGGGGCGTCACGTTCGTCGATGCTGTCCTGCCCCCCACCTGTCTGCGCCTCACTCCGGCCCTGCCGGAGACGGGGAAGCAGCGCGGAGGACCTGTGCCGACCCACCCCCGTATGCCCGCGCACGCCCCGTGGGCCCCATGCGACTCATCCCGGTGGCGCCGATTCGTCTCGGCGATCCGCGCCGCGCTCGTCATGGTGTTCGTGCTGTGCGCCGTCATGCACGGTGTCGCCGAGGAGACGCACGCGTCGGCGTCCGTGCCCGCGGCTTCATCAGCGCTGAACTCGGGCGGCGAACCTCATGGGTCTCATGGACCTCATGGTCCTCACACCCCGCACGGCCCTCACGAGACCGAAGGATGCGTGGCGGACGCGTTCGTCCGTACCGCGGCCCAGTCCACGGAGGAGCTTTCCCTGGACCTGATGGCCGTGGCCCTGGCCGAGGCCCTGGCCGTGGCCGTGCTCGTCGCCCTGTCCGTGGCGCTGGGCAGACCCCTCCTGCGGCATCAACTCCGCAGACGTCACAGCGCCCGCTCCGGCCGTGTCGCGCTCGTGCGCACATCGCGCTGGCGGATCTAGACAACTCGCTCGCAGCCGGCCGACCCCAACGGCTGCCGCGCACCCATGCCATGAACGCGGACCCCTGGTCCGCGCCTGTCGCCATGGCGCGCGAGACGAACCCGCACCCCGCATTCATCGAGCGAGAGTGAACACACAGACATGCAGTCATTGACCAAGGCCGCGGTCACCTCGGGCCAGGCCGCCCTGTCCGGCCTGGTGGGCAACACCCCGCTGCTACGGGTGTCGGAGCCGCTGGCCCCGGCGGAGCGAGGCTTCTGGGCCAAGCTCGAGGGGTTCAACCCCGGCGGTATCAAGGACCGTCCGGGCCTGCACATGGTGGAGCGGGCCCGGGCCCGCGGAGACCTGCGGCCCGGCGGACGGATCATCGAGTCCACGAGCGGGACCCTCGGCCTGGGGCTGGCCCTGGCCGGGATGGTGTACGGCCACCCCGTCACCCTGGTCACCGACCCGGGACTGGAGTTGTCCATGACCCGGCTGCTGACCGCGTACGGCGCCCAGGTCAACGTCGTCTCCGAGCCGCACCCCACGGGCGGCTGGCAGCAGGCCCGCCGTGACCGCGTACAGCGGCTGCTGGAGCAGCACCCGGACTCCTGGTGTCCGGACCAGTACAACAACCCCGACAACGTCGCCGCCTACACCCCACTGGCCCTCGAACTCGCCTCCGAGATGGGCCACATCGACGTCCTGGTGTGCAGCGTGGGCACCGGCGGCCACTCCGCGGGAGTCTCCCGGGTGCTGCGCCAGCTCTACCCGGAGCTGACCGTCGTCGGCGTGGACACCACCGGTTCGACGATCTTCGGCCAGCCCGCCCGGCCCCGGCTGATGCGCGGACTCGGCTCCAGCATCCATCCCCGCAACGTCGCCTACGAGAACTTCAGCGAGGTGCACTGGGTCGCCCCGCACGAGGCGGTGTGGACCTGCCGCCAACTCGCCGCGTCCCACTACGCCACCGGCGGGTGGAGCGTCGGCGCCGTCGCGCTCGTGGCCGGCTGGCTGGCCCGGACCATGCCGGCCGACGCACGGATCGTCGCCGTCTTCCCCGACGGCCCGCAGCGCTACCTGGGAACGGTCTACGACGACGACTACTGCACCGCCCACGGCCTGCTGAACTCCCCACCGGCACCCGAACCGGAACTGATCGGCCACCCGGACGAGAAGGAGGTCACCCGCTGGAGCCGGTGCACCACCGTGGTCGACCCCCTCACCGCGGAGGAGGCCCGGTGAAGGGGCTGATCCCGCAGGTGCGGTCGTACGAACGCAGCGTCCAGCTGTTGATGGTGAATCAGTTCACCATCAACCTCGGCTTCTACATG
It encodes:
- a CDS encoding ArsR/SmtB family transcription factor, with product MPEVPPPAPTGDELLKVLTALGNPHRMRIVGALLERRNYVSALAREIGMSRPLLHMHLQRLEAAGLVVGTLELAEDGKAMKYFDVTPFVYELTPDVIARAAATLTEAEKEEAK
- a CDS encoding PLP-dependent cysteine synthase family protein; protein product: MQSLTKAAVTSGQAALSGLVGNTPLLRVSEPLAPAERGFWAKLEGFNPGGIKDRPGLHMVERARARGDLRPGGRIIESTSGTLGLGLALAGMVYGHPVTLVTDPGLELSMTRLLTAYGAQVNVVSEPHPTGGWQQARRDRVQRLLEQHPDSWCPDQYNNPDNVAAYTPLALELASEMGHIDVLVCSVGTGGHSAGVSRVLRQLYPELTVVGVDTTGSTIFGQPARPRLMRGLGSSIHPRNVAYENFSEVHWVAPHEAVWTCRQLAASHYATGGWSVGAVALVAGWLARTMPADARIVAVFPDGPQRYLGTVYDDDYCTAHGLLNSPPAPEPELIGHPDEKEVTRWSRCTTVVDPLTAEEAR